The Siansivirga zeaxanthinifaciens CC-SAMT-1 region GGCGACCAAAAAAATACTATGCGAATCATCTAGAGGCCAATGCTGTTGGACAGGTTGATATTTTGGTTGGTGCATTTATGTTTTTAAAGAAAACCGTTTTTGATGAAGTACAAGGTTTTGACGAAGATTATTTTATGTATGGCGAAGATATCGATTTGTCGTACAAGGTTTTAAAGGCGGGCTATAAAAATTACTATTTTGGAGAATTAACGGCGATTCATTTTAAAGGCGAAAGTACATTAAAAGATAAGCATTATGCCAGAAGGTTTTATGGTGCCATGCAAATTTTTTATGAAAAACATTTTAAAACAAACCTGTTTTTTGATTTGGTTGTTTGGCTTGGCATCAAGTTTTTCTATTTCTTCAGGAAAATTCCAAAAATTCACAAAAAGAATATTTCTAATTATGTTCTCATTTCAGATGAAATAAATGAAAATCTAAAGAATTCTTTAAAAAAACCATTGGTATTAAAGGATAAGTTAGATATAAACGAAGACAATATTGAGGTTATTTTGGACGGGAATTTTTTATCTTACAAAAAAATTATCCAACTCATTGAAGATAATTTTATAAGGAATAAAAAAGTGACTTATAAGATTTTACCCGAAAAATCTAAATTTATATTGGGTAGTGATAGCGGATTTGTAAGAGGTGAAATTCTAAAGTTTAAATAGTTTTAGTTGAAAATTATTTAAAGGATTCCATGATTTTTAAGTAATTTTGCAAACGGAATTAAAAAAGTAAGTATTACATTGTAAATATGGCAAGATTTGAACTGAAATTACCAAAAATGGGAGAAAGTGTTGCAGAAGCAACCATAACATCTTGGTTAAAAGAAGTTGGAGATACTGTAGAATTAGATGAAGCTGTACTTGAAATCGCAACCGATAAAGTCGATAGCGAAGTACCAAGTGAAGAAGAAGGTATCTTAGTTGAAAAATTATTTAAAGTAAATGATGTAGTTCAGGTAGGTCAGGTTGTTGCCATTATAGAAACAAGTTCTAATACGCCAAATAAAAATTTAGAAATAGAAACAGAGTCTACACAAAATGTAGATTACCAAGATACCGTTTCAATAGATAAAGTCGTAGAAACTATTGTAAAAGCTAGAGAAGTTTTAGAGCCTGTCGTTTCTACTGATGATAGATTCTATTCGCCTTTAGTAAGAAACATAGCTAAAGAAGAAGGTGTTTCTCAAGAAGAATTAGATGCTTTAAAAGGAACAGGTAAAGATGGCCGTGTTACAAAAAATGATATATTAGATTACGTAGCTAATAGAGGTAATTTAAAACTTGACGCTTCTATAAAAGAAGTGCAACCCGCTCAAACACCACCAAAAGCAGAGGCGGTTGTTCAAGCGGACGTGCCTCAGGAAAGAGTTGTTGAAGCAAAAGTAAATAACGAAAAAGTAGTTGAAGTTGTTTCTTCTGAAAAGGAAGCGACAAAAACCTTGCTTACAAACAGTGGCGACGAAATAATTGAAATGACCCGTATGGGAAAAATTATTTCTCATCATATGATGGAATCTATTAATACTTCGGCTCATGTGCAAAGTTTTATTGAAGCCGATGTCACCAATGTTTGGAAATGGCGCGCAAAAGTTAAAGATGCCTTTGCTAAGCGCGAAGGCGAAAATTTAACCTTTACTCCAATTTTTATGGAGGTAATTGCCAAAGCACTTCGTGATTATCCATTAATGAATATCTCACTAGAAGGAGATAAAATAATTAAAAAGAAACATATAAATTTAGGAATGGCAGCAGCGTTGCCGGATGGAAATTTAATTGTTCCTGTAATAAAAAATGCCGATCAGCTTAATTTGGTTGGAATGACAAAACAGGTTAACGACCTGGCTAACAGAGCGAGAACTAATAAACTAAAACCAGACGAGATACAAGGTGGAACTTATACAGTTACCAATGTAGGTAGTTTTGGAAGTATTATGGGAACACCTATTATTAATCAGCCACAAGTTGGAATATTAGCCTTAGGAGCCATAAGAAAAATGCCTGCGGTAATTGAAACACCCGAAGGCGATTTTATAGGTATTCGTTATAAAATGATTTTATCGCACTCTTACGATCATCGCGTTGTTAATGGCGCTCTTGGTGGTATGTTTGTGAAAGCCGTTAAAGATTATTTAGAAGCTTGGGATATGAAAAGAGAAATTTAAAGTTTTTCTCTTACTGCCTCTAATAAATCACTTTTCGATTCAATTTTAGTGTACAATGAATCATTTATTTTGAAAACGGGTAAATGCGAGGTTTCTTTTATTTTGTTTGTTTTCAATTCATTAGCAAGTCTAATTAAGTTAAGTGTATCATTGCTAATGTTGTATTCTTGATATTTCAACCCATTATTATTTAAAATAGTTTTTAAATCATTACACAAAACGCAATGGTCTTTGGTGAACATAGTTATGGTTTTGTTTTTTAAAGATTCGTCTATTTTAAAGTTAATATCCTGTTTGTCTTTTCTTAATGAAAAGTCATAGCTAACTTCATTAACAATAAATGTAGAATTGTATATACCTGCTTTTCCGTCTAGTAAAACCATAGTAAGTAGTTTGGTTTCAGAATTAGGAGGTAAAGTTTTTAAAATCGGTCTTAAGCTGGTTCGTCTGTAATCATCGGTTGTTACTCTTAAAAAAACATCATAACTTATAGAGTCCTTGTTAACAGCAATAAGTTCTAATCTTTTTCCTGTCTTCTTTTCTTTTAAACTAACAAATTTATGTTGGTTTTGGGCAATTAACGATGTAGTGAAGAGTAAAATAAAAAGGGAAATACTGAGAGATTTCATTAGATTTATTAATATAAATTACGAATTTAGCGAAAAAATAAAAGTTTATTTTTAAAAACTCGAACAAAAGTAATGCAATTAAATTTAACCAAACCCATTTGTTTTTTCGATTTAGAGACAACAGGTGTTAACATCACAACCGATAGAATCGTCGAAATTTCAATACTAAAAGTCTATCCTAACGGTAAAGAAGAGAGTAAAACTTGGGTGGTGAATCCTACGATTCCTATTCCTAAAGAAGTTACGGCTATCCATGGTATATCAAACGAAGATGTGACCGATAAACCAACATTTAAGGAAATTTCAAAAGAAGTTTATAATATGATAAAGGATTCAGATTTGGGTGGATTTAATTCCAACAGATTTGATATTCCGCTTCTGGCAGAAGAATTATTGCGCTCGGAAATAGATTTTGATATGAAAAATCGTGTAGCCATAGATGTGCAAACTATTTTTCATAAAATGGAACAACGCACCCTTTCTGCAGCCTATAAATTTTATTGCAACGAAGAATTGGTAGGAGCTCATGGCGCCGAAGCAGACACAAAAGCGACTTACGAAGTTTTAAAAGCGCAAATTGCCAAGTATGATGAAATAGAAAATGATACCAAATTTTTAGCAGATTTTAGTTCAAGAAAACAATTTGCAGATTTTGCGGGATTTATTGTTTATAATAAAAATGGCGATGAATGTTTTTCTTTCGGAAAGCATAAAGGTAAATTAGTTACAGAGGTTTTAGAAAGTGAACCAGGTTATTTTGGGTGGTTACTAAACGCAGACTTCCCATTGTATACCAAAAAAGTACTCACATCTATTAAGTTGAGAAATTTTAATAACAAATTAGGTTGAGTTCAATTTCATCTAATAAATTATAATAAAAATGAAAATCATTTGTATTGGTAGAAATTATACCGAACATATAAAAGAATTGGAGAATGAAAAACCAACAGATCCCGTTGTTTTTTTAAAACCAGACACTTCAATATTACTAAAAAAACAACCTTTCTTTATTCCAGATTTTTCAAATGATGTGCATTATGAAGTTGAAATTCTTGTAAAAATTAATAGAATTGGAAAGCACATAGACAGGAAATTTGCACACAAATATTACGATGAAATAGGTTTGGGCATCGACTTTACCGCCCGCGATTTACAAGCAAGGTTAAAAGAAAAAGGTTTGCCTTGGGAAAAAGCAAAAGCTTTCGATGGTTCGGCTGTAATAGGCAATTGGTTGCCTGTTTCTAATTTTTCTGATGTCAATGCTATTGAATTTTCCTTAAAAAAAAATGAAAATATTGTACAATTAGGAAATACAAGCCACATGCTTTGGAAAATTGATGAACTTATCGAATATATTTCAAAATATTTCACTTTAAAGATAGGAGATATTATATTTACGGGTACACCTTCTGGAGTAGGTAAGGTTGAAGCTAATGATAAGCTAAAAGGATTTATAGGAACTCAAGAAATGTTTTCAATAACAGTTAAATAAATGGAACAACATTATAAATTAATTAGAGTAAGAGAGTTGGCAGATAACGATGAAGAATTTGTAGCAACCTTGGTTGGTGCTTTTCTTGAAGAGGTTCCAGAAGATGCCGAACGATTAAAAAAAGCTGTAGCAGATAAAAATTATTTTGAAGCGTATCAAGCAGCACATAAAATGAAACCAACGATTGATTTGTTTGAACTTGGCGTGCTTGATATTTTAATAGAGGTACAAGATTGGGGCAAATTTGAAAAAAAGGAAATGGATATCACAAATCAATTGCATACGGTTTTAACTGCGGTAGAAAATACCGTTAACGAAATGAAATTAGATTTTAATTTATAAGAATGCTAGCAGAAATTATTACTATAGGAGATGAGTTGTTAATTGGTCAGGTGATTGATACAAACTCGGCTTTTATAGCGAAACAACTTAATAAAATTGGAATTTCTGTATACCAAATCACTTCGGTTCAAGACGATAAAGAACATATTATTAGAGCATTAACCGATGCTGAAACTCGTGTTGATATTGTTATTTTAACAGGTGGTTTAGGACCCACAAAAGACGATATTACAAAAAAAACAATTGCCGAATATTTTAATGATACTTTAGTAGTATCTGATGCTGTCTTGAAAAATATAGAAAATATTTGGGCTACACACGTGCGCGGGCATCTACTGCAAGTTAATAAAGATCAAGCTCTTGTGCCTTCAAAATCTAAGGTATTAATGAATCTTTTAGGTACCGCTCCTGGTATGTGGATGGAAAAAGGAGATAAAGTTTTTATATCGCTTCCGGGTGTTCCCCATGAAATGAATGCCTTAATTACCGGGGAAGTTATTCCGAAGTTAAAAAGCAAATTTAATTGTCCGTATATACTTCATAAAACCTTATTGGTGTATGGTCTTGGAGAAAGTGCTCTAGCCGAACGTATTGAAACTTGGGAAAACGAGCTGCCTAAAAACATCAAATTAGCGTATTTGCCAAGTTTGGGTAAAATGCGTTTAAGATTATCTTCTAAAGGATCGAGTCAAATGGAAGTTATTAAAGGTGTTGAAGATCAAATTCAAAAAGTAATTCCTTTAATTAAAGATGAATTTGCAGGTTTCGAAGGTGATGAAGGTTCAGTTGAATTGGTTATAGCCAATCAATTAACCAAATTAGAAAAAACATTGGCCATTGCCGAAAGTTGTACCGGCGGTAAAATCGCTGAACAATTTACAGCCAATTCTGGAGCATCATCTTACTTTAAAGGCGGTGTGGTTACCTATTCTACAGAATCGAAAATGAATCTTCTGGGGGTTTCTAAAGAAGATATTGATGCGCATTCTGTTGTAAGTAAGGTTGTTTGTGAGGCTATGGCAGCAAATGCGCTTAAATTATTTAATTCAGATTATGCCGTTGCTACCACAGGAAATGCAGGTCCAACCAAAGGAGAATCTGAAGCAGAAGTTGGAACCGTTTTCGTTGCTATTGCAACAAAAAACGGCGTTTATTCAGATAAATTTATGTTGGGAAATCAAAGAATTAAAGTCATTGATAAAGCGGTAAATAAGGCTTTGGAAATGCTATTAAAAGAAATTTTTAAAAATTGATAAAAATTAAGTTGCTATAAAGCAAAGTATTTGTATATTTGCACCTCGATTTTAAGCAACAAGAAATTTAAAGTTATATAGAATGTCAAGAGTTTGTGAACTTACAGGAAAGAAGGCAATGGTTGGAAACAACGTGTCTCATGCATTAAATAGAACTAAACGCAAATTTAACGCGAATTTAGTAAAGAAACGTTTTTACATTCCAGAAGAAGACAGCTGGATAACTTTAAAGGTTTCTACATCTGCACTAAAAACTATTAACAAGATAGGTATTTCTGCGGCACTTAAAGATGCAAAGTCTAAAGGATTTTTAAAATAATAGCCACATTAATAAGTAAAGAAAATGGCAAAGAAAGGTAATAGAATACAGGTAATTTTAGAATGTACTGAGCATAAAGAATCTGGACAACCAGGAACTTCAAGATACGTTACAACTAAAAATAAAAAGAATACGCCAGACAGAATGGAGATTAAAAAATTTAATCCAATTCTTAAGCGTATGACTGTTCATAAAGAAATTAAATAATTTAGAATTTTACAATTGTAAATTCCAAATAAAAAACATTTGAATCATGGCAAAGAAAACAGTAGCATCGTTACAAACATCTTCTAAAAGATTAACAAAAGCTATCAAAATGGTGAAATCACCAAAAACAGGAGCTTATATGTTTGTAGAGTCTATTATGGCTCCAGAATTTGTAGATGACTTTTTAAAAGAAAAATAAAATTTTCTTTTTTACAATATTTAAAGCTGCTTTCTTATTAGAAAGCAGCTTTTTTATATTTATATTTGAAGTGTACTGTCAAAATAACAGTATTAATTTATGGTAAGATAATTGTTTGGCAATTAAGTGTTTTTGTATGTAATACAATATCATTTTTAGTTAAATAAATTTAGTAATCAACCAATCGAATAAGACATGAGTTTTTTTAAAAAAATATTTTCTTCAGAAAAAAAAGAAACCTTAGATAAAGGACTTGAAAAATCTAAAACTAGTTTTTTTGGGAAATTAAGTAAAGCCGTTGCAGGTAAATCTAAAGTAGATGATGAGGTTTTAGATAATTTAGAAGAAGTACTTGTTTCTAGTGATGTAGGCGTTAATACGACACTTAAAATTATTGAGCGTATTGAAGAACGTGTATCTAAAGATAAATATTTAGGAACAGACGAGCTTAATGTTATTTTGCGTGAAGAAATTGCTGGATTATTAAGTGAAACCAATGTAGGAGAGGAAACAGAGTTTAATATTCCACAAGCTAATAAACCGCATGTAATTATGGTGGTTGGTGTTAATGGTGTTGGTAAAACAACAACCATTGGCAAATTAGCTTATCAATTTAAAAAACAAGGACTTAATGTTGTTTTAGGTGCAGCCGATACTTTTAGAGCGGCAGCAATCGATCAGTTGCAAGTATGGGCCGATCGAGTAGGTGTTCCTTTGGTTAAACAATCTATGGGTAGTGATCCGGCTTCTGTTGCTTTCGATACATTAAAAAGCGCTGTGAGTCAAAATGCCGATGTTGTTATTATCGATACCGCTGGTCGTTTGCACAATAAAATAAATTTAATGAACGAGCTTACCAAGGTAAAGCGTGTCATGCAAAAAGTAGTAGATCATTCTCCACACGATGTTTTGTTGGTTTTAGATGGCTCTACGGGACAGAATGCCTTCGAACAAGCCAAGCAATTTACTTCTGCTACCGAGGTTACATCTTTAGCTGTAACTAAATTAGATGGTACTGCTAAAGGCGGTGTTGTTATTGGAATTTCCGATCAATTTAAAATTCCTGTAAAATATATTGGAGTGGGAGAAGGCATTGAAGATTTACAGGTCTTCAATAAATTTGAGTTTGTAGATTCCTTTTTTAAATAATTTTAACTTTTTTTTATTACTAAATAGTACGATACGTTGTTTTAAAAGAATGATGTACTCATATATTTTCACTATTTTTAATGAAAAAAAGCTATGAATCGCATTGTATTACTATTGTTTGTAATTACTATAAGTGCTTGTAAAAGTAAAATAGAAATAAAACAAACAGATGTGTCAAATCCCGATTCGGTTAGAGTAAAAGATTTCCGCGAATTTAAAGTCTTAGATTCCAAATACATTAATACATCTCAACTCTGGGAACCTTTCAATAAAGATCTAAAAACCTTTACTGAAGAGGTCTACAACCGTTTAAAGCCTCTTATTCTTGAACAAGACATTTTAACTATCCAAAAAAATATTCAAGAGCATAAACTTACATACGAGAATTTAACTAAGTTCTATCTATATCGTATTCGAAAGTATGATAGAGAAAATAATTTGTCTTTAAATTCGGTTATTTCTCTAAATCCTTTTGTTATTAAAGAAGCAAAACAAAAAGATAAAGCATTATTAAACAGAAAGTTTAAACATGCCATTTTTGGTATGCCTATTTTATTAAAAGACAATATTAATTCCTTAAATATGCCCACAACGGCAGGTGCTGTTGTATTGCAAAATAACACAACCGACGATGCTTTTATTGTAAAACAATTAAAAAGTAACGGCGCATTAATTTTAGGAAAAGCCAATTTAAGCGAATGGGCTTATTTTTTCTGTGGCGATTGTCCAAGTGGATATAGTGCCGTTGGCGGACAAACACTTAATCCGTATGGAAGAAGATCCATCGATACTGGCGGATCGAGTTCTGGAAGTGGCGTGACAGTAGCTAGTAATTTTTGTGCGGCAGCCGTAGGTAGCGAAACTTCTGGATCTATTTTATCGCCTTCCAGCGCAAATTCTGTTGTGGGATTAAAACCAACTATTGGTTTATTAAGCAGAAGTGGGATTGTGCCAATTTCTTCAACCCTAGATACACCCGGGCCGATGACTAAAAATGTTATAGATAATGCCATTTTGTTAGATGCCATGGTGGGATTTGATGCGACCGATTCGAAATCAATAAAAATACCTCATACTTCAAATTATTTTGATGATTTAAATGAAAGTAGTTTATCGGGGAAACGTTTTGGGGCTTTTAAAAGATTAATGCAAGATTCATTATATGTTTCAGCTATAAATAAATTAAAATCTAAAGGTGCTTTGGTAATTGTAATTGATGAAGATAACATGCGATTGCCTAATTTTTTAAGACTTCTTAATCTAGACATGAAAAATGATTTGCCAGTTTATTTAAATACTTGGGCAAATAAATCGATAGAAGTAAAATCGGTTAAAGATGTTATGGCGTATAATAAAAAAGACTCCTTAAATATCATGCCTTACGGACAGTCTTTATTTAGAGGTATTATTGCCGATATGGCTACCGACACCGAATTTAAAGCCATAAAAGACACCTTAAAAACAAGTGGCAGGTTGTTTTTTGATAAACCTATGGAAACTTATAATTTAGATGGATTTTTATCTATTAATAATTACCACGCTGCTTTTGCTGCAGTTGCAGAATACCCAGCTATAACAGTTCCAATGGGGTATATGAAAAACGGCACGCCAAAAGGCTTTACATTTATTAGTAAACCTTTGTCAGAAAAGCAATTACTGCAATGGGCTTATGCTTACGAGCAAGTATCAAAAATGCGCAAAACACCTAGTAATTATAATTAAAATAACATATCAACCTAATGAAAACATATTTTATAATAGCTTTATTTTTATTGAATTATTTGAATGTTCAAGCTCAAGATGAAGCACAATGGTTACGTAATCCTTGTATTTCTCCCGATGGTTCCACCATCGTTTTTAGTTATCATGGTAACTTATATCGTGTAAGCTCAAATGGTGGCGATGCAGTTGCAATAACCACAGGCGATGCTTACGATGGGTACCCTATTTACAGTCACGATGGTAAAACAATTGCCTTTGCAAGCGACCGTTACGGGAATTTTGATGTTTTTACAATACCCGCTGAAGGAGGTTTGTCAACTAGATTAACTTTTAACAGTGCCAACGATTTCCCTAACGATTTTACAGTAGATGATCAAGAGGTGCTTTTTGGAAGCGGAAGAGAAGCTCCAGCAGCTAGTGTACGGTTTCCTTCACCCAGATTGTTTCTAAATTTGTATAAAATACCCGTTACAGGTGGGAGACCAATTTTAGTGTCGGCTGCAGGAGCAGAAAGTGCTCGATATAATAACAACGGTACAAAAATAGTATTTCAAGACAGAAAAGGTTACGAAGACGATTTACGAAAGCATCATGTATCTTCCGTAACTCGCGATATTTGGATTTTTGATGTCAACAAAAACACGTACACCCAAATAACAAATTTTGTTGGCGAAGATAGAGAGCCTGTTTTTAATAATAATGCGTCCTCTATTTATTATTTGAATGAAAAAAATGGTACTCAAAATCTGTATAAAATGGATTTAAGCTCTAAAAAAGATGTGTTACTCACTAATTTTGAAGATTTCCCAGTAAGGCATTTAAGCATTTCAAAAAACAATACGATGGCGTTCACATGGAAAGGAAGTATTTATACCTTTTCTGAAGGAAGTGAACCAAGGAAAATATCAATACGAGTAAAAGATGATTCTGCATACGAAACCATAAAAAATGTTGATATTAATGATGTAAGTGAATTTAAAGTTAGTCCAAATGGAAAAGAAATAGCCTTTGTAAACCGTGGTGAAGTTTTTGTAACAGGGGTTGATGATTCTCGCACAAAACGCATCACCAATACACCAGAGCAAGAACGCATGGTTAATTGGTCGCCAGATGGTAAAACCTTATTGTTTTCTGGTGAACGTAATAACAGTTGGAATATCTATAAAGTAACTTTAACCAGACCCGAAGAAACCTATTTTTTTGCAAGTACAACTCTTAAAACGGAGCCATTAATTGCTACATCGGCTGAGGAATATCAACCAAAATATGCACCAGATGGAAAAAAAGTAGCATATGTAAAGGATAGAAATATCTTGCAGGTTTTAGATATAGAAACCAAAAAAGAAGTTACCATACTCCCTGAAGGGCATAATTATTCTTATTCTGATGGTGATTGGGATTTTGAATGGAGTCCAGATAGTAAATGGTTGTTTGTTTCAGACCAAAAAGGCTTTGGTTTTACCAGAAATACAGCACTGCTTAAAGCAGATGGAACTGGAGATTTTATATATCCTGTGAATAGTGGTTTTGGCGAAAATGAACCACATTGGGCTTTAGATGGAAAAATGATGGTTTATGCAAGCTCCAGAGATGGTGAAAAATCTTTAGCGTATAATGGAAGTAGTGAGTCTGATATTTATGCTGTATTCTTAGACCAGAAAGCTTTCGATACTTATATATTAAGTAAGGAGGAATATGAACTTTTTAAAGAAAAGGAAAAAGAAACTAAAAAAGATTCTGAAGAAAAAGAAGACGA contains the following coding sequences:
- a CDS encoding 3'-5' exonuclease, encoding MQLNLTKPICFFDLETTGVNITTDRIVEISILKVYPNGKEESKTWVVNPTIPIPKEVTAIHGISNEDVTDKPTFKEISKEVYNMIKDSDLGGFNSNRFDIPLLAEELLRSEIDFDMKNRVAIDVQTIFHKMEQRTLSAAYKFYCNEELVGAHGAEADTKATYEVLKAQIAKYDEIENDTKFLADFSSRKQFADFAGFIVYNKNGDECFSFGKHKGKLVTEVLESEPGYFGWLLNADFPLYTKKVLTSIKLRNFNNKLG
- the ftsY gene encoding signal recognition particle-docking protein FtsY yields the protein MSFFKKIFSSEKKETLDKGLEKSKTSFFGKLSKAVAGKSKVDDEVLDNLEEVLVSSDVGVNTTLKIIERIEERVSKDKYLGTDELNVILREEIAGLLSETNVGEETEFNIPQANKPHVIMVVGVNGVGKTTTIGKLAYQFKKQGLNVVLGAADTFRAAAIDQLQVWADRVGVPLVKQSMGSDPASVAFDTLKSAVSQNADVVIIDTAGRLHNKINLMNELTKVKRVMQKVVDHSPHDVLLVLDGSTGQNAFEQAKQFTSATEVTSLAVTKLDGTAKGGVVIGISDQFKIPVKYIGVGEGIEDLQVFNKFEFVDSFFK
- the rpmB gene encoding 50S ribosomal protein L28, with protein sequence MSRVCELTGKKAMVGNNVSHALNRTKRKFNANLVKKRFYIPEEDSWITLKVSTSALKTINKIGISAALKDAKSKGFLK
- a CDS encoding DUF4295 domain-containing protein, with amino-acid sequence MAKKTVASLQTSSKRLTKAIKMVKSPKTGAYMFVESIMAPEFVDDFLKEK
- a CDS encoding glutaredoxin family protein translates to MKSLSISLFILLFTTSLIAQNQHKFVSLKEKKTGKRLELIAVNKDSISYDVFLRVTTDDYRRTSLRPILKTLPPNSETKLLTMVLLDGKAGIYNSTFIVNEVSYDFSLRKDKQDINFKIDESLKNKTITMFTKDHCVLCNDLKTILNNNGLKYQEYNISNDTLNLIRLANELKTNKIKETSHLPVFKINDSLYTKIESKSDLLEAVREKL
- a CDS encoding glycosyltransferase family 2 protein; translation: MKLSVIILNYNVRHFLELCIKSVQAAIKNLDAEIIVVDNNSKDHSCDMVLKLFPEILLIQNKENLGFSKANNLAVAQAKGEFICILNPDTVVAEDTFDALLKFSQSKDKLGIVGCKLVNGSGLFLPESKRNIPYVSVSLSKILGRPKKYYANHLEANAVGQVDILVGAFMFLKKTVFDEVQGFDEDYFMYGEDIDLSYKVLKAGYKNYYFGELTAIHFKGESTLKDKHYARRFYGAMQIFYEKHFKTNLFFDLVVWLGIKFFYFFRKIPKIHKKNISNYVLISDEINENLKNSLKKPLVLKDKLDINEDNIEVILDGNFLSYKKIIQLIEDNFIRNKKVTYKILPEKSKFILGSDSGFVRGEILKFK
- a CDS encoding competence/damage-inducible protein A, which codes for MLAEIITIGDELLIGQVIDTNSAFIAKQLNKIGISVYQITSVQDDKEHIIRALTDAETRVDIVILTGGLGPTKDDITKKTIAEYFNDTLVVSDAVLKNIENIWATHVRGHLLQVNKDQALVPSKSKVLMNLLGTAPGMWMEKGDKVFISLPGVPHEMNALITGEVIPKLKSKFNCPYILHKTLLVYGLGESALAERIETWENELPKNIKLAYLPSLGKMRLRLSSKGSSQMEVIKGVEDQIQKVIPLIKDEFAGFEGDEGSVELVIANQLTKLEKTLAIAESCTGGKIAEQFTANSGASSYFKGGVVTYSTESKMNLLGVSKEDIDAHSVVSKVVCEAMAANALKLFNSDYAVATTGNAGPTKGESEAEVGTVFVAIATKNGVYSDKFMLGNQRIKVIDKAVNKALEMLLKEIFKN
- a CDS encoding dihydrolipoamide acetyltransferase family protein → MARFELKLPKMGESVAEATITSWLKEVGDTVELDEAVLEIATDKVDSEVPSEEEGILVEKLFKVNDVVQVGQVVAIIETSSNTPNKNLEIETESTQNVDYQDTVSIDKVVETIVKAREVLEPVVSTDDRFYSPLVRNIAKEEGVSQEELDALKGTGKDGRVTKNDILDYVANRGNLKLDASIKEVQPAQTPPKAEAVVQADVPQERVVEAKVNNEKVVEVVSSEKEATKTLLTNSGDEIIEMTRMGKIISHHMMESINTSAHVQSFIEADVTNVWKWRAKVKDAFAKREGENLTFTPIFMEVIAKALRDYPLMNISLEGDKIIKKKHINLGMAAALPDGNLIVPVIKNADQLNLVGMTKQVNDLANRARTNKLKPDEIQGGTYTVTNVGSFGSIMGTPIINQPQVGILALGAIRKMPAVIETPEGDFIGIRYKMILSHSYDHRVVNGALGGMFVKAVKDYLEAWDMKREI
- a CDS encoding fumarylacetoacetate hydrolase family protein; amino-acid sequence: MKIICIGRNYTEHIKELENEKPTDPVVFLKPDTSILLKKQPFFIPDFSNDVHYEVEILVKINRIGKHIDRKFAHKYYDEIGLGIDFTARDLQARLKEKGLPWEKAKAFDGSAVIGNWLPVSNFSDVNAIEFSLKKNENIVQLGNTSHMLWKIDELIEYISKYFTLKIGDIIFTGTPSGVGKVEANDKLKGFIGTQEMFSITVK
- the rpmG gene encoding 50S ribosomal protein L33 encodes the protein MAKKGNRIQVILECTEHKESGQPGTSRYVTTKNKKNTPDRMEIKKFNPILKRMTVHKEIK
- a CDS encoding amidase family protein, which gives rise to MNRIVLLLFVITISACKSKIEIKQTDVSNPDSVRVKDFREFKVLDSKYINTSQLWEPFNKDLKTFTEEVYNRLKPLILEQDILTIQKNIQEHKLTYENLTKFYLYRIRKYDRENNLSLNSVISLNPFVIKEAKQKDKALLNRKFKHAIFGMPILLKDNINSLNMPTTAGAVVLQNNTTDDAFIVKQLKSNGALILGKANLSEWAYFFCGDCPSGYSAVGGQTLNPYGRRSIDTGGSSSGSGVTVASNFCAAAVGSETSGSILSPSSANSVVGLKPTIGLLSRSGIVPISSTLDTPGPMTKNVIDNAILLDAMVGFDATDSKSIKIPHTSNYFDDLNESSLSGKRFGAFKRLMQDSLYVSAINKLKSKGALVIVIDEDNMRLPNFLRLLNLDMKNDLPVYLNTWANKSIEVKSVKDVMAYNKKDSLNIMPYGQSLFRGIIADMATDTEFKAIKDTLKTSGRLFFDKPMETYNLDGFLSINNYHAAFAAVAEYPAITVPMGYMKNGTPKGFTFISKPLSEKQLLQWAYAYEQVSKMRKTPSNYN